The proteins below are encoded in one region of Diceros bicornis minor isolate mBicDic1 chromosome 14, mDicBic1.mat.cur, whole genome shotgun sequence:
- the TCF19 gene encoding transcription factor 19 isoform X2, whose protein sequence is MLPCFQLLRIGGGRGGDLYTFHPPSGAGCTYRLGRRADLCDVALRPQQEPGLISGVHAELHAECRGDDWRVSLEDHSSQGTLVNNVRLPRGHRLELSDGDLLTFGPEGPPGTSPPEFYFMFQQVRVKPQDFAAITIPRSRGEEGTRAGFRPMLPSQGAPQRPLSTLSPAPKATLILNSIGSLSKLQPQPLTFSRSGGGPQSLPVPTPPGEVGTTPSAPPPRNRRKSAHRVLAELDDEREGPESPPPVLTEPRKKFRVEKTPLTPSGNRRGRPRKHPEGMTTGEGSIAMDIDWRPGAGPHGQGDRRDGFLPKILLPAGSCQRAGNSHCYKL, encoded by the exons ATGCTGCCCTGCTTCCAGCTGCTGCGCATAGGGGGCGGCAGGGGCGGTGATCTCTACACCTTCCACCCCCCAAGCGGAGCTGGCTGCACCTATCGCTTGGGCCGCAGGGCCGACCTGTGTGATGTGGCCCTGCGGCCCCAGCAGGAGCCCGGCCTCATCTCTGGAGTCCACGCGGAGCTGCACGCTGAATGCCGGGGCGATGACTGGAGGGTCAGTCTGGAGGACCATAGCAGCCAAG GGACTTTGGTCAATAATGTCCGACTCCCAAGGGGTCATAGGCTAGAGTTGAGTGATGGTGACCTTCTGACCTTTGGCCCTGAAGGGCCCCCAGGAACCAGCCCCCCGGAGTTCTACTTCATGTTTCAGCAAGTCCGCGTCAAACCTCAAGATTTTGCTGCCATTACCATCCCTCGGTCTAGGGGAGAAGAGGGAACCAGGGCTGGTTTCCGGCCCATGCTGCCCTCCCAGGGGGCTCCACAGCGCCCCCTCAGcaccctctcccctgcccccaaaGCCACGCTGATCCTCAACTCCATCGGCAGCCTCAGcaagctccagccccagcccctcaccTTTTCCCGGAGTGGGGGTGGGCCACAGAGCCTGCCTGTTCCCACTCCCCCTGGGGAAGTGGGGACCACCCCTTCTGCCCCACCCCCAAGGAATCGCAGGAAATCAGCTCACCGAGTGTTGGCAGAACTGGATGATGAGAGAGAGGGTCCCGAGAGCCCTCCACCAGTCCTTACAGAGCCCAGGAAGAAATTCCGTGTAGAGAAAACCCCACTTACACCTAGTGG AAATCGACGTGGGCGTCCTCGGAAGCACCCA GAGGGAATGACTACAGGGGAAGGGTCCATTGCTATGGATATCGATTGGAGGCCTGGAGCAGGCCCTCATGGCCAAGGTGACAGAAGAGATGGTTTCCTACCAAAGATATTGCTGCCTGCAGGGAGTTGCCAGAGAGCTGGAAATTCCCACTGTTACAAGCTGTAG
- the TCF19 gene encoding transcription factor 19 isoform X1, with the protein MLPCFQLLRIGGGRGGDLYTFHPPSGAGCTYRLGRRADLCDVALRPQQEPGLISGVHAELHAECRGDDWRVSLEDHSSQGTLVNNVRLPRGHRLELSDGDLLTFGPEGPPGTSPPEFYFMFQQVRVKPQDFAAITIPRSRGEEGTRAGFRPMLPSQGAPQRPLSTLSPAPKATLILNSIGSLSKLQPQPLTFSRSGGGPQSLPVPTPPGEVGTTPSAPPPRNRRKSAHRVLAELDDEREGPESPPPVLTEPRKKFRVEKTPLTPSGNRRGRPRKHPVSTPIAPPAVGGGEPCAAPCCCLPQEETVAWVQCDGCDVWFHVACVGCSIQAAREADFRCPGCRVGIQT; encoded by the exons ATGCTGCCCTGCTTCCAGCTGCTGCGCATAGGGGGCGGCAGGGGCGGTGATCTCTACACCTTCCACCCCCCAAGCGGAGCTGGCTGCACCTATCGCTTGGGCCGCAGGGCCGACCTGTGTGATGTGGCCCTGCGGCCCCAGCAGGAGCCCGGCCTCATCTCTGGAGTCCACGCGGAGCTGCACGCTGAATGCCGGGGCGATGACTGGAGGGTCAGTCTGGAGGACCATAGCAGCCAAG GGACTTTGGTCAATAATGTCCGACTCCCAAGGGGTCATAGGCTAGAGTTGAGTGATGGTGACCTTCTGACCTTTGGCCCTGAAGGGCCCCCAGGAACCAGCCCCCCGGAGTTCTACTTCATGTTTCAGCAAGTCCGCGTCAAACCTCAAGATTTTGCTGCCATTACCATCCCTCGGTCTAGGGGAGAAGAGGGAACCAGGGCTGGTTTCCGGCCCATGCTGCCCTCCCAGGGGGCTCCACAGCGCCCCCTCAGcaccctctcccctgcccccaaaGCCACGCTGATCCTCAACTCCATCGGCAGCCTCAGcaagctccagccccagcccctcaccTTTTCCCGGAGTGGGGGTGGGCCACAGAGCCTGCCTGTTCCCACTCCCCCTGGGGAAGTGGGGACCACCCCTTCTGCCCCACCCCCAAGGAATCGCAGGAAATCAGCTCACCGAGTGTTGGCAGAACTGGATGATGAGAGAGAGGGTCCCGAGAGCCCTCCACCAGTCCTTACAGAGCCCAGGAAGAAATTCCGTGTAGAGAAAACCCCACTTACACCTAGTGG AAATCGACGTGGGCGTCCTCGGAAGCACCCAGTGAGCACCCCCATTGCTCCCCCCgcagttgggggtggggagccctGTGCAGCCCCTTGTTGCTGCCTGCCCCAAGAAGAGACAGTAGCCTGGGTTCAGTGTGATGGTTGTGACGTCTGGTTCCATGTGGCCTGTGTTGGCTGTAGCATCCAGGCTGCCAGGGAGGCCGACTTCCGGTGCCCAGGGTGTCGTGTAGGCATCCAGACCTAA